A single genomic interval of Daucus carota subsp. sativus chromosome 1, DH1 v3.0, whole genome shotgun sequence harbors:
- the LOC108219654 gene encoding uncharacterized protein LOC108219654 gives MRKFCEEKGITHEFSAPRTPQQNGVVERENKTLIEAARTMLNEAQLPTYFWAEAISTACFTQNISLIIKSHNLTLFQLYKRKKPSISFLHVFGFKCYVLRNQGENLGKFEAKADEAIFLDTLLGSPVDIQKDAAFCLFCYLFKDECGARGNNETFFNQGYINWKKPERLGDHIGRHNSIHSQSQRACEDLMNRKQHVDIAIMNQSDQLKHNYRIQLATAIDCVKILLAQSLAFQGHDESETSKNRGNFIVVLKFLTNHSSDIKDVFKNAPENNKLTAPSIQKDITNACAVITANAISLELGDELFSILVDEARDISNKEQMDVVLRFVDKKGCVVERFVGIVHVTDTSAVSLKAAIVSLLATYGLSITRIRGQGYDGATKNHKKLGSIFNCIANSTNVVGGSCKRRDILRENRLAKVVEQLNSGELTTGRGLNQEISLKRAVDTRWGSHYDVIVNLISMYPFLFNLLEYVENHGTLSNQRSDANDLLDRKDRDLLNAMDLIKAAKFRFQNLREYGLEPLLEETYEFCNKNLITIPRMEEVFVPRGRSQRGAEQITNEVHYRTSLFYTVIDAQIVELNFRFNENKLIQFVEFYPADFSPPDLIVLENQLLNYIFDVKSHTDFIEVNGICGLAHKMVETKKSLVYPLVFNLVKLALTLPVATASAERDFSAMKIVKQPLRNRMGDHWLNDCLFTYIEKEIFVKISTKEIIKKFQEMKTRRVSFENEGEGDLYDSDDDYDDHVQNAGINPAINIPTDEFSMDETIAIENTARISVETPLDSLVEIISPNSNIQE, from the exons ATGAgaaaattttgtgaagaaaagggaattactcatgagttctctgcacctagAACTCCACAGCAAAATGGAGTAGTGGAAAGGGAGAACAAAACCTTGatagaagctgcaagaaccatgttaAATGAAGCTCAATTGCCAacctacttttgggctgaagctatcagcactgcttgcttcactcaaaacatctcattaataatcaaatctcaCAATTTAACTCTTTTTCAACTGTATAAAAGAAAGAAGCCATCAATAAGctttcttcatgtctttggattcaagtgctatgttctgagaaatcaaggtgaaaatcttgggaagtttgaagccaaagcagatgaagctatttttttGGATACTCTACTGGGAAGTCCtgtaga CATACAAAAGGATGCTGCATTTTGTTTATTCTGTTACCTGTTTAAAGATGAGTGCGGTGCTCGGGGAAACAATGAGACATTTTTCAATCAGGGTTATATAAATTGGAAGAAGCCTGAGAGATTGGGAGATCACATTGGAAGGCATAATAGCATTCATAGTCAAAGTCAGAGAGCTTGTGAAGATCTTATGAATCGAAAACAGCATGTCGATATTGCTATTATGAATCAGTCAGATCAACTGAAACATAATTATCGAATTCAATTAGCTACTGCCATTGATTGTGTCAAAATTCTTTTAGCTCAAAGCTTGGCTTTCCAAGGACATGATGAATCTGAGACATCAAAAAATAGAGGTAATTTTATTGTAGTGTTAAAGTTTCTTACAAATCATAGTTCGGACATAAAAGATGTGTTCAAAAATGCTCCTGAAAATAATAAACTCACTGCACCCTCAATCCAGAAAGATATAACCAATGCTTGCGCAGTTATAACAGCAAATGCAATTTCTTTGGAACTCGGTGATGAATTATTTTCTATATTAGTTGACGAGGCCCGTGATATATCAAATAAAGAACAGATGGATGTGGTTTTACGTTTTGTGGATAAAAAAGGTTGTGTTGTTGAAAGGTTTGTTGGTATTGTACATGTGACCGACACATCTGCTGTATCTCTCAAAGCTGCAATTGTGTCATTACTGGCAACATATGGATTAAGCATAACAAGGATACGGGGTCAAGGTTACGACGGGGCAA caaaaaatcacaaaaaactTGGATCTATTTTTAACTGCATTGCAAATTCGACAAATGTTGTTGGGGGATCTTGTAAGCGCAGAGATATTCTTCGGGAGAATCGATTAGCAAAAGTAGTTGAGCAACTTAATAGTGGTGAACTTACTACCGGGCGTGGTTTAAATCAAGAAATTTCATTAAAACGAGCTGTTGATACAAGATGGGGATCACATTACGATGTTATAGTGAATTTGATTAGCATGTatccttttttatttaatttactgGAATATGTAGAGAATCATGGAACACTTTCGAATCAAAGGTCTGATGCAAATGATCTTCTAGAT AGGAAAGATCGGGACCTTCTGAATGCCATGGATCTCATCAAAGCAGCAAAATTCAGATTTCAGAATTTGAGGGAATATGGCTTGGAGCCTTTATTGGAAGAGACATATGAATTTTGCAATAAAAACTTGATAACTATCCCAAGAATGGAGGAAGTATTTGTACCTAGAGGGAGATCACAGCGTGGAGCAGAACAAATTACAAATGAAGTCCACTATCGAACAAGTTTGTTCTATACTGTGATTGATGCACAAATTGTTGAGTTAAATTTTCGATTTAACGAG AACAAGCTCATTCAATTTGTTGAGTTTTATCCTGCTGATTTTTCTCCGCCTGATCTCATAGTCCTAGAAAATCAACTtctcaattatatttttgatgTAAAAAGTCATACAGATTTTATTGAAGTGAATGGCATTTGTGGACTTGCTCATAAAATGGTTGAAACAAAGAAAAGCTTAGTTTATCCATTGGTGTTTAATCTGGTGAAGTTGGCTTTAACTTTGCCGGTTGCTACTGCTAGCGCCGAGAGAGACTTTTCAGCAATGAAGATTGTCAAACAGCCATTACGAAACCGAATGGGAGATCATTGGCTAAATGATTGTTTATTCACTTACATTGAGAAGGAGATATTTGTGAAGATCTCGACCAAAGAAATTATCAAAAAGTTTCAAGAAATGAAGACTAGAAGAGTCTC atttgaaaatgaaggtgaaggtgatctctatgatagtgatgatgattatgatgatcatgttcagaatgctggaattaatcctgcaatcaatattccaactgatgagttttCGATGGATGAAACAATAGCCATCGAAAACACTGCTAGAATATCAGTTGAAACTCCTCTTGACTCGTTAGTTGAAATTATATCTCCAAATTCCAATATCCAGGAATAA